In Planctomycetota bacterium, the following proteins share a genomic window:
- a CDS encoding protein kinase — MDDVSYETLAALLAREGALPSDRAIALMREAARTLADAHAAGILHGDLRPDTLLVASDGRVLLAESALARRFGEARQPDTPATERLASPLYYPPEAAHGLPLDARTDLFLLGATFYHAMTGGPPFDAADPEARALRYIRQEAPPLTGRLPGTPVVLNVLMQRLLRRNPDERYPSASELLDALERIERLVQKRQAARTVAPAALPPEAERRPRTQRLRPGAAPPRTEPVEDEASARRAARKPPVWQSKPAIYGAAAAAFLLLVAVLLILRSAEKPLPAVRVNPLEALPAPMPPPPPEPPRPEPAPVAPPKREPEPPPPPKTSVAPKSRPPSLEERLEAIERERKERKGRGLTDGDDAFTCHAIDGTIEGVVRSGNQDQPHYEARADRDCIGFWNPQDSLVKWQVTIKRPGTYQVEILFAAEDAAAGNEYVVSVAGQELRGTVRRTANWGTFETDNPGAVTIEKAGDVTVLVKAGRKKSPGAPLMNLRAVRLRRVNP; from the coding sequence ATGGACGATGTTTCCTACGAAACCCTGGCGGCGCTGCTCGCGCGGGAGGGGGCGCTTCCCAGCGACCGCGCGATCGCGTTGATGCGGGAGGCCGCGCGCACGCTGGCCGACGCGCACGCCGCCGGCATCCTGCACGGCGACTTGCGGCCCGACACTCTGCTGGTGGCCAGCGACGGCCGCGTGCTGCTGGCCGAGTCGGCCCTTGCGCGGCGTTTCGGCGAGGCCCGCCAGCCCGATACCCCCGCCACCGAGCGCCTCGCCTCGCCGCTCTACTACCCACCCGAGGCGGCCCACGGCCTGCCCCTCGACGCGCGCACCGATCTCTTCCTGCTGGGCGCGACTTTCTACCACGCGATGACGGGCGGCCCGCCCTTCGACGCCGCGGACCCCGAGGCCCGCGCGCTCCGCTACATCCGCCAGGAGGCGCCGCCACTCACCGGCCGCCTGCCGGGCACTCCGGTTGTGCTCAACGTGCTGATGCAGAGGCTCCTGCGGCGCAACCCCGACGAGCGCTACCCCAGCGCCTCCGAACTGCTCGACGCCCTCGAGCGGATCGAGCGCCTGGTTCAGAAGCGCCAGGCGGCCCGCACGGTCGCGCCAGCGGCTCTGCCCCCCGAGGCCGAGCGCCGCCCGCGCACCCAGCGGCTGAGGCCCGGCGCCGCACCACCGAGGACCGAGCCGGTTGAGGATGAGGCGTCTGCCCGCCGGGCGGCCCGCAAGCCGCCCGTCTGGCAGTCCAAGCCCGCCATCTACGGAGCGGCGGCCGCCGCGTTCCTGCTGCTCGTCGCGGTGCTGCTGATCCTGCGCAGCGCAGAGAAGCCGCTGCCAGCGGTGCGCGTGAATCCGCTCGAGGCGCTGCCGGCGCCCATGCCGCCGCCACCGCCCGAGCCGCCGAGGCCCGAGCCCGCGCCGGTCGCCCCGCCCAAGCGGGAACCCGAGCCTCCTCCCCCACCCAAGACGTCGGTTGCGCCCAAGTCACGCCCCCCCAGCCTCGAGGAGCGCCTGGAGGCCATCGAGCGCGAGCGCAAGGAGCGCAAGGGCCGCGGCCTGACCGACGGCGACGATGCCTTCACCTGCCACGCCATTGACGGCACGATCGAGGGCGTCGTGCGTAGCGGGAATCAGGACCAGCCCCATTACGAGGCCCGGGCCGATCGCGACTGCATCGGCTTCTGGAACCCGCAGGACTCTCTGGTGAAGTGGCAGGTGACGATCAAGAGGCCGGGCACCTATCAGGTCGAGATTCTCTTCGCCGCCGAGGACGCAGCGGCGGGGAACGAATACGTCGTCTCGGTCGCGGGGCAGGAGCTGCGCGGCACGGTGCGCCGCACGGCCAACTGGGGCACGTTCGAGACCGACAACCCCGGCGCCGTGACCATCGAGAAGGCAGGCGACGTCACCGTCCTGGTCAAGGCGGGCAGGAAGAAGAGCCCCGGCGCCCCCCTGATGAACCTGCGGGCCGTCAGACTCCGCCGGGTCAATCCTTAG